ctttgtattattttattatttttgagatgtatattattaacatttgatttttttattgttagaatTCTAACTATAAAACTAAATTATCATttgattatattacattattattgtaaattaaaatatatgacatttcagatttttttcaatattacgATGAACAATAACGCATGTTTGTCATAAacgaaaaataaaataatgaatccATCATGGTCATGTATTTTTGGTTGGCTGGCTgttaatttaattgtatttaatctATACCTCAAAATTAAactgaaaatacagtacaggcctAACATTTGAAGACAGACACAACCCAattgatggtcccaaccccattaataaggcaagaaattccaccagtaaccctgacaaggcaggCACacatgtgaagtgaaaaccatttcaggtgactacctcatgaagcttgTTGAGAGCTTTGCAGCGCTATGAAAAAAGCAAAGGGTGGCGACTTTGACGaattgaaaatataaaacatatttagagtttTTTGACAATGTAAATGTACAATGTAAGTAGTCacgaaaataaagaaaaggcaTTGAATGAGTGTGTGGCCTGTACTGTAGATATAATTatgtttcattatttattactttagcatttttaaaaatgtatgattttattatattataattatatatttttttgtcttatggCTTTTTCCCATAAGGGGTTGCCACAGTGAGTCAATCACAtaacattatatattataataattcattatttaaGCAGTCCTGTGGAAGTTCATTAGTATtacaattaaaagtaaaaaatgcaTAGATGAATAGTTACGTACATTTAATaaactaatattaaaataagtgtaatTTCCAATatcataataaaatgtaatctTGTGTGCATCTTGATAAACATTGATGAGAATTGCTTCAACTCAGAATTTAGCACATAAGCTAACCCTGTAGCCTTCCACAAGCTTGGTCAAGCAGCCACACTTGTGACACTTGGGTCGTATATTGTATGTAATAACAGTCCATTTGGCTGGTTTGCCTTCCTCTCACCTCCTGCAGAGCCTGTCCTCTACGCCGGGACATCTAATCTCATGCCCCCATTTCTCCTGCTGGTGTTTATCCCCCTCCAGCCTCTCACTTGTCTCTCACTTTGTTCACCCTTTGCCCACCGAGCCACTCACTGCCTTCAGTGTCTTTCCACTGCAGTACACTCCACCATTAAGTTTGTGTCCATTTCAGGTGTTCCTGGCCGAGTGTGTTGGTCCACTGCTCATCTATTTAATGTTCTACTTCCGCCTTCCCTTCATCTATGCTCCCAAATATGACTTCACCAGCAGCAAACACTGGGTGGTGCAGTGAGTGctgtcttttttgggggggaagtgGGGGTGGATATATATATGCATTGCAATAAtcaaaactgtacttttttgcaGTTCTGCTTGCATCTGTCACTCCTTCCATTACATCAAGAGGATTCTGGAGACACTGTTTGTCCACCGCATCTCCAATGGGACCATGCCTCTGAGGAATATATTTAAGGTGAATTAGTTTGAAAAATCACACAACATCAAAATGACTAAAAGAAAACATCACAAGCACAAACAAATGTTAGCTGCTCCTCGTGATCCTCCCTGGCCGCTTGTTGCTAGGCTAGAATTCATAGAGCCCGCTCATGATTTCCCCATAGCCCATTTAAATCACTGCTACACATGCTCCAGTTaatgcctctattcaattaaccgcaGAGTCGCCGGGTGtctataaaagcaaataaccaccgggTCACAAAACAATGGCTTTAACAGCTGTtggcagtttttttcccccccacacgccacaagatggcagtagctgcagtTGAAGTACAATCGTCCCTAGCCACTTTGTGTTTCGAACATTGCACCATCACtttatcgcggtttttcaaaaatgaataaataaatggccgctgttttgtggttggctatggcccattattggtaaaaaaaaaaaaaaagcatactaaagctaattttatgtattcttggcctaaattaggaattttcaagcataaaaatgattaagttaactaaaataaaaatacagtttaagggatTACAGGACATTGATGAACTGGAGTCtatactggccactaggtgtcactagtaacacaggCACCAGACTTGACTGCCTCCAACAacaattattgcaggtttaacaggcacaataataataaaatagcaataacaacaataacaacacagggtactgttgtggccgtactccaactaaaactcaattctgaatacctgacatcacttctgagtcttatttatgtcttaaatgacttatgaactatattgggtaatgtgtgtgtaaaagtgactataggggtgttattttatgtctagagcgctcgaataatattaaaaactgtatgtagaaggtcatgaatgggttttctttgctctaactacgaaaagatttgattcaaaaataattatatttcacagaaattcatttatcggaACCGatgaactgcgataaacgagaaATTACTGTATCGAGTGGTCAGCATCAAGCAGTGttatctacctctgcgtgcgctttaaaatgttggcagTTGCTGTGAAGCTGGTGCATGTTCcacttgccatactgttgtgtAAGTGGACTCATCAGCGGTACTAATGGTAGCTGAGCAGTTCACTCCTAActgctgttacaacattggttttgttgtttttgtagaaTTGTGGCTATTACTGGTGCGCCGCAGCCTGGATGGCGTACTACATAAACCACCCTCTCTACACCACGCCTAGTGAGTGCCgccatcatttatttatcatttagtcatttatttattcattactcTGCTTCCATCCGTCTTTCATGTGCTCCAGTTTACGGGCAGCAGCAGGTGAATGCAGGACTTTACATTTTCTGGGTGAGTTCAAGATGAAAATCCAAGTGTTGATGTTGCATGATGCTCATGCTTGGATGgttttttttgtcgtttttgttttgcttaCTCGCCCAGTTCTGCCAGATAGGGAATTTCTCCATCCATGTTGCTCTTCGTAACCTCAAACAACCAGGTAGAACATTCTGGGCTACTTCTTAACGataaataagtttaaaaaatgtatgaaaatatttcttATCTCAGGTTCAAAAGTGAAGAAGATACCTTACCCGACAAAAAATCCTTTCACGTGGATTTTCTGGCTGGTGTCTTGTCCAAACTACACATATGAGGTAAGAAATACCTTCTGCAGGAAGAACTGTCTAGAAATTAGAACAAGAAGGAACTTTCCCAGTGCTAACGTGTGAATCTATATTActtcttatttctgtcttattttttcctATTATGTCTATTACTTTGGAtaatactagtgtaaaggtgactataggggtgttagttcatgtctagagggctctaacaatgttaaaaaccgtatttagaaggtcgtaagcagattttctatgttctaactacaaaaatattccatttataaataagttaaccagaataaacaagggataactgttctggacacttttggagacacatgaaagcacatatttcTCTTGTCAATGAGCAGCAGGTCCTgcttcctgctgttttttttttttattattacacacattacatgcacatgcgtcattgatgcaaattagatgacgTACCCCCACCCACGGCCACACAGAAGAGATTTTTGCATCATTAGACATTTTTGTTCgggactaaaataaaataataaataacaaaatttgTTTATGAAAAACATGCATCTCCAAATTGTGAATTTACATGATCCATGTGATAACCCATCTTTGacttatggagaaaaaaaatcacaaactaGATACAAGATAATATATGAATTGGTGAATAGTTATTTAAATAGTACTTTTAATGGGATGGTAGACTTTGTCATTGAATATTCTAATCTCCTGCTTCCATGCCATTGCTGTATATAGCCGAATAATGCTAACTGGAGGTGTGCCAGGCATAGAATACTTCTTTAGACACTGTTAAATCTCTCTTGGAATGTTGTGAACTCCTGTTTCCCTGCCAGTGTTGGAACTCTGACCCATAGGTGACGTCATGTTGTTCTTTGGCGCGCCAACTATTTCAGACTGACTCAACAGCGCTTCTGTTGGCTACAGCCACATAGGCCTTAATTGCTGCACGAAATAATCAGCcatttttttgaaaagtacattaGCACGGCAGCTAGAACAAATACACCTGGCGTCTCCGCTCTATATATTACAGACCACTACAGGAGGCAATTCTTGGTTCTTGATTACAAGTGATTTGGATGGAGAAACTGTTCCATACAGTTGATTTAATAGCGTCTGTCAGTTTAATATGTGCGAATGCTGCCATCTCCTGGTTGCAGAAAGTTTTACAGctggttctgtgtgtgtgtgtgtgtgtgtgtgtgtgtgtgtgtgtgtgtgacaacagCTGGGCTCATGGATAGCCTTCAGCGTGATGACGCAGTGTGTCCCCGTGGCTCTCTTCACTGTGGTGGGCTTCATCCAGATGACTGTGTGGGCCCGAGGGAAACACCGCGGCTACTTGAAGGAGTTCAAGGATTATCCCACCCTGCGCTCCTCCATACTGCCCTTCATCCTTTAGGAAGGGCAAACACCTCCCTGGACCACCACCACCCAACCATAATCCCTCCAGCCCACTGGACTGTCACAAGCTTGAAGCAGTTTTTGGCTGGTTTAAAGTCTTAATTTACCATTGTTGACGAGCAGgaggatgcaaaaaaaaaaaaaaaaaaaaaagtccttttCATGTAGATGTTGGTAGGAAACTTAATGTGCACTGTCCATGTAGCCAGCAGCCTGGAGCTGACCCATGTGTGACCTTCATAAAGCAGACAGgctatgctcttttttttttttgcgtgtggATCAAGTGCATTTCTGGCATACAACATGATGGAATAGGATCCAATCCCAAGTCCAGAGCCAagactacaaataaactttaaaaaaggATGCCACATCATGTTtttagttgggtttttttaagttCTTTGGATTTATTTCTGTACTAATCTGAGCCACAGTGCTTCACATAATTGCTTACAGACATTTGGGGGAAAACAAATCTTCCATTTTCAACGATTGTATACAaaaaaaaggactaaaaaaaaagtatcaagAGGCTGAACATAGGCTTTATTTGTTTTAACGGACTGATTTAAGACAAGGTGGACTACATCCTATGGAATGTTACACACTTCAAGTGTCTGCTTTGTAGATCACATGATAAAAATGaatgataacaaatattgcATCTGATCTGCTCTGTATTGGCTTGGCCTGGTTCTTGTATTATTTACCATGCAGGCGGCCATTGCTGCTCACAATGCAAATCAATGAGGTAAGTAGAAATGAATGAGACTAGGAAGTGCTCTCAGCTACTGCAGGAACTTTGATGCACTGAACAGACATGTTGTAGTTTTTTACCTGCATGGTTTTGGGAAGGTCTCACCTCAGACGAAAGTAGGAAGAAGGTTCTGGAGGAGCCCCAAGTGCAGCACTTCAGTCGTTGAGGAATAAAGAAGGTCAGGGGTATGAGCCCACAGGAAGTCCACAGGGTGCACAAGGCCCTGGCTTTATGATACATGGTGTGgctcttcttaaagggccagcgcCCCTCCTATGCGCGAGGGTGAAATGAGGATCATAATGAGAGGTAGGATGAATGTTTTTAAGTCACTAGCCCCTCTCCTCCTTTCCTCCATATATTGTCTCAGAGGTCCTCACACTCCAGGAAGTGGGTCCTCTGGAGCACCTTGATGTGACGCTCGTAAATTTTGAGGGCGGGGCCGAGTCGGATGGACATGCCTGTCAGCACGTCGCTGCGCTGCATGAGGAGCAGCGACTTGCCGTCAATCTCCTGTTGGGTGGGGAGGAACAATGAAGCTGCTAGTTCATTATTCACTTCAATACAATATTTCTTGTCAGCAggttacttcctggttcacgggAACATACCATTATAAAATCCAGGGTGGGTTCCATTTAGCTCACAAAACAGAGCAGAATAGCCAAACcccttatttgtgttttttttttttttttatccagctGTATGtttgttagcaggctacttcctggttcacagaTGATGACAGGATGGCACCATGTTGGATGTGTGTGAGGAGGGGGGCACAGTAAAAAGAGCACATAACATCCTCTGAAAAAGTGCAAATAATATTTCAGTGCTGTTGTTATGTTTGCCCATCTGTCAGTATGCAGACGGACTGCGCCATATTGAATTCTAGGGCAGGGGGATGTGTACCGTTGTGACTCAAACAACAGAAACAGTCACATAAAGACTTGCATAAAAGTGAAAAGAAATCCCTTTACCTAGATGCTCACCAAAGTGAATGGCTTCTTCCTCAGGTATAAGTGCCACGACTACAAATAAAAACTGGCAAATAAAAACTGGCAAAATGGGTTGTGCAGTTTTTCAGTACTACTGCTAACTAGCAATGACAGACAGAAAAACACCTCTCACCTTGGTGGAAGTAATAAGAGCACCTTGGGTACTTTCAATAAAAAATTTCCAGTACCTTTACAAGAAGATATTGAAACACGGAAATGTACTATATATGTGATCAAAATGCCTATTCCACTTCATcttattaaaaacaatattttctaaGATCAAaattcaagcattttcaagaattgtAGCATATATAACATTGATTTGTGGCGGCGGCCCACCAACGAtaaatttggactgccacaaatacatttggcacAAGCTGttggccctcgctcataaacataTTATAAAGccggggtcggcaacctttttggctaagagagccatgaaagtcacatatttttaaatgtatttccatgagagccatatcatattttataACATTGAACACAACTACTGTAAAttcgtgcatttttaagcaagaccaacaattttagaatctagtatttttttttttaaacattgttatACCGAAGCTAAATAAGAcaaccattaatgtgacttctggtgctgcatggttttgcaccgtactccgtatctttctttcttttcaccatATTCTTCGTCAgaagggtttgctctgcagaattagctaactgactatttgattaaatggagggaagtttacttcttgacctctcagtgGACCtgggtaggctaccgcattatccagtaataatcgagttttggtgtctgacccagaaaatatgggaaggacagctggcattggctctagCCACCCACACTGtggcagaaaatggatggatggattaaaatgcatgagaaagtttcatattttgaacgttatttttaccactgtgatttctgtaatgttttacttcaaaatgtctgcaaaaaaataaaaaaataaatacattttatcgtgttaagacatgtctGAGAGTCAGATTCAGTCATCataagagccacatctggctcccgagccataggttccaactccgtacagtagatgacattgtaactctgcttcttaacacacctcatagcACCTGGTCTGCTAGAGAATGTGTTGCCaactatatttagcgagtattcagacccctctagattctgtttaaaaaaaaaaaaaaagcaaccagCGACAAATGTAGCGACTTTTTTCTGGTCTTAGTGGTCAATTTTGGAgactaacatgaaagcatgtatcgctcttctcgACGAGCAGCCAATGCTGCTGTGGCCCCTCCCCTGCATCTAAAAGCACTTACAAGTGTctctgtcttgcttgtgacatttaaaaaaaaacaaacagaagaaagttgattttttttaaaaatgtatttgctttgcttttgctCAGTTTTTATCGCCTACAGTATCCATAAAAATTAGACGCACATGTGTTatggccagttatgcaaattagacaatgacatcatcgCACCATCTCAACAAATAGATTGGTGTCCTGTGGAAAACACTTTGTAGTAATGTATGTTTATGTAGTGATCTTGTATGTTCAACACTTGTCCATCTCAGACATGAAATATCTAAGAACCCATAAAGTTGAATGGTCCAAGCAGGTCTAATGCCATAAAGTGCCATAAAGTCCGAAGAGGACACAGGAAAAAGTGTACCAACCTGCGTCTTAAACGCCACGGCTTGCTCTGGAAAGCCTGCGTTCGAGAAGTAAGTAACCACGTCGGCCACACTCCACTGTAGCAAGTTCTGACTCATCTTCTCCTTCTTCACAGAGCTGCAAAAAGACATgtatttatacaaaaaaaaaaaaaaaaagacacataatTTGTGATGACGGATGGGACACTCACACGTCATCGCTTTTATCACCATTCACTAGAATGTTGTTGGCTTGTGGGTGGGAGGAGATCATCTCCGCATTCTTCTTTAAAGTACCTGTTAATAACAGCCAAATGTTACTTTAAGCAGGATGCAGCCTCACACACCGCATTCATGAACCAAGCACAGGTCACAATATGCTTTACAACTGTGTATTCAAGCCGCTGAAGTGTATTCACTTGTCTCATTATGGGATGTTTGCCTATGAAAGATGCTTTCATGTTGTCACAAATCTTGAAGTACAAGTAGTTTCCTTGCATTATAACATGTCACAGCTCTAAAGTgaacaaacagcagaaaaatTAATGATGTAAAAAGCGCAAAGTGCAAACACACTTTTAGCATAAAATATGCTTATTTGGAGCCAGCAGTGAGAAGCATTTCAGCATTCTTTGTGTGAGTGCCCACTCTCACGCTATTATTGCACGTCCATAAAGATTCTTCATATTTTTCTGCTCCTTTATCAGTGTGTGACAGCATTGCCATTTCTCACCAGGTCTCAGCTCAAAggataaataaaatgtacagcttGTTTAGGATGTGTGTGCCATTACTTTTCTCCACCCATCCTTCTTAAATATTGGCCCTCTATTTGACAGGCGCTCgccactgtttttaaggaattaAAAATGCTAGATAAAGAGCCCttacatgacaggagtgctctgctgtttaaggacctgctgcaaaacctctagccaaagatcctctattcaACAAGatagtgctgctgtttttaaggagcggctgcaaaaacgctagtcaaagatcctccgtaTGACAGGAACATGCTGCCGTTTCCaaagaatctactgcaaaaatactagccaaagatcctatatgacaggagtggttTCCAGTTTTTTAGgtcctgctgcaaaaacgctagtcaaagatcctctaaaatcatggaaaaaatgattacaccagccttgtttcttcagtttcttgctcATTTTAAAGCCTGACACaagtaaaggtacctttgtttggacaaatataatgataacaacaaaaatagctcataagagttaacatttttggcagcACAATGCTATAGccattcatgtaagaacttaagtgatttggttattatcaagaaaaccatggaagttgctagatatcagctcttaaattaaactcttatgagctatattgttaccatcattatatttgtccaaacaaatgtacctttagttgtaccaggcattaaaacgaATTCATAAACTGACGAAAAAAGGGtggtgtaatcattttttccatgactgtatatgacaggagtgctgttatgtttttaagaaactactgcaaaaaacgctagtcaaaatcctctatatggcaggagggctttgctgtttttaaagcacTACTGTAAAAACGCCACCATTCCTCACTATGTGaggaatgaaaataaaaaatactagtcaaagatcctctatatgagagAAGTActctgatgtttttaaaaacctactgcaaaaaactagtcaaagatcctctatacaacaagaccacactgctgtttttacgaacctactgcaaaaacactggtcaaagatcctctgtatgacagaaTCACACAACTGTTTCTAAAGAATCTACAGGAAAGATGCTAGTCAGAGATGCTCCATGTGAAAGGAGTCTTctcctgtttttaaggacctactgcaaaaacgctagtcaaagagccTCTATGGCAGTGATTCTCAATTGGTGGGTCGCGACCCAAAAGTGGGGAGTGAAGCCGTTTTCAGGAGGTCGGAGCCAGGAGGTGTGTGCCACGTTTATGGGTgacttggtcaagcttgagTGGTTGGGGAAGAACATTTGAGTGTTGACTTCAGGAGCCGTCCGTCCGAAACAACTAGATAGCTACATATCTGGTGGAGAAGAGTGTGGCATAAAGCGAAAGCGCAGGTTGTGTTACATGGGGAAATTCTGCCCACAATGAAGGCTACCAGGTACAATATGACGGTGCTGTTTAATGCCCAATTTGATCTATTGGCCCAGGCAGAGAGGTGGTCCACCAAAGAAATGATCCTACTATTATTAGAACTCATCTACTGAGTGtagaatcagagcaactggactcgCTTGATTTTCAACTTCTTGTTTCACTTCTCATCCAGGTCCATGTGCGAATGCTCTGATTCTACTCCCCATGTTTTTCAAATAagtttgtggataaaaacgtTCTGTTGTTGAACAAGATCATAATTTGTGAAAGAGTGTAACTCACAGTTGTCCAACGATGACAGAATCTGCGTCCGTCCCTCGGAAACGTCACTGCTCCTCTCCTGCAGGGAATGAAAGAGAAAGGTGTCAAGTACGGAGCAGACTATATGGATATGGAAACAGGAAATTAATGAGCAGAAGTGGGGGTCCCTTACCAGTTGTGTGGGGTAGTCTGGTACCAGCTGGTCTGACAGAGGGCTGCTGTCCCCTGTCTTATCTTCTTTTTTCACATTGTTCTTCAGGGTGAGCGCCACAGGGTGGACTGTTGCTTTCATGGCCACTGTTGACAAAAAGACATAAGACATTAACATTGTAATAGATTCCATATGTATGTCAAGTGTTCTTGTTCCAGTGTTAGTCAGTCAGTACCTTTGTCTATGTGCATTCCTGTGTCCTGGCGCTCCACTGGGCAGCCAGTGGCACCATAAGCCCAGTCATTGTGTGCAAGGGCCCTCGGGCTGGAGGGGGGCAAGGAGCTGGGCCTTGTACCAGCCCTTTGGAATGAGATGCAGTCCAGGCCCAAGCCGGGGGGGCCGCCAGGACTGGGCCGGGTGCCAGAGGGAGAGCAGGGGGCGGACGCCGCTCGCACTCCTGCACCTTGCATGGCCGTAACTTCACATGCAGGGCCGGGGGAGGGTCCGTAGTGTCTGTCCCGGCTCTCGTCGCCCCCCTCCTCATCTGCATTACTGTCTGTGTCCATCGCCATGGAGGTGTCTGCCTGCAAGAGTGCAACATTACATCATTGTCATCTATTCTGCTCAAAGCCGctagggggcatatttgcatAATATCTGCGGCTTGATATGCTATGCTACAGTATGTTCACTGGCATTATACAGTTATTCCTTTCATTTGCATTCAATTTGAGATGGCATTCTCTACTTATATCTTATTAGTCTACAGTGGTTTGTTCAGGATGAGTGACATGGAATTTTCTGGCCAAGCACTTACTGGTTCTGacgtatttgatttttttatgcaACAAGATCATAACATCCCCTATGCTTGCATGGTATCTGTGGACTGCTATGCTATAGTATGCTGTGGTGTATTGTATTTACTG
This genomic interval from Dunckerocampus dactyliophorus isolate RoL2022-P2 chromosome 18, RoL_Ddac_1.1, whole genome shotgun sequence contains the following:
- the LOC129170897 gene encoding very-long-chain enoyl-CoA reductase-like isoform X1 encodes the protein MDVLALEAKTVNGAEPEKKKAASRPRPKPPKKPKRIVYFEVEIVDVKTKEKLLLLDKVEPTATILDIKALFHKSYPKWYPARQSLRLDPKAKCLRDEEVLQTLPVGTTASFYFSDLGPQLTWGTVFLAECVGPLLIYLMFYFRLPFIYAPKYDFTSSKHWVVHSACICHSFHYIKRILETLFVHRISNGTMPLRNIFKNCGYYWCAAAWMAYYINHPLYTTPIYGQQQVNAGLYIFWFCQIGNFSIHVALRNLKQPGSKVKKIPYPTKNPFTWIFWLVSCPNYTYELGSWIAFSVMTQCVPVALFTVVGFIQMTVWARGKHRGYLKEFKDYPTLRSSILPFIL
- the LOC129170897 gene encoding very-long-chain enoyl-CoA reductase-like isoform X2, encoding MDVLALEAKTVNGAEPEKKKAASRPRPKPPKKPKRIVYFEVEIVDVKTKEKLLLLDKVEPTATILDIKALFHKSYPKWYPARQSLRLDPKAKCLRDEEVLQTLPVGTTASFYFSDLGPQLTWGTVFLAECVGPLLIYLMFYFRLPFIYAPKYDFTSSKHWVVHSACICHSFHYIKRILETLFVHRISNGTMPLRNIFKNCGYYWCAAAWMAYYINHPLYTTPIYGQQQVNAGLYIFWLGSWIAFSVMTQCVPVALFTVVGFIQMTVWARGKHRGYLKEFKDYPTLRSSILPFIL
- the samd1a gene encoding sterile alpha motif domain containing 1a isoform X1 is translated as MSDSKYREWILDTIDSLRSRKARPDLERICRMVRRRHGSEPDQTCAELEKLIREQTVLKVNYKGSISYRNAAKVQRRCRKKDDTVSATVGGGAAAVAAAKSAVDDASHSDLSNGDSALGAADPDDDDEEEADTSMAMDTDSNADEEGGDESRDRHYGPSPGPACEVTAMQGAGVRAASAPCSPSGTRPSPGGPPGLGLDCISFQRAGTRPSSLPPSSPRALAHNDWAYGATGCPVERQDTGMHIDKVAMKATVHPVALTLKNNVKKEDKTGDSSPLSDQLVPDYPTQLERSSDVSEGRTQILSSLDNCTLKKNAEMISSHPQANNILVNGDKSDDVSVKKEKMSQNLLQWSVADVVTYFSNAGFPEQAVAFKTQEGRWPFKKSHTMYHKARALCTLWTSCGLIPLTFFIPQRLKCCTWGSSRTFFLLSSEVRPSQNHAGKKLQHVCSVHQSSCSS
- the samd1a gene encoding sterile alpha motif domain containing 1a isoform X3; amino-acid sequence: MSDSKYREWILDTIDSLRSRKARPDLERICRMVRRRHGSEPDQTCAELEKLIREQTVLKVNYKGSISYRNAAKVQRRCRKKDDTVSATVGGGAAAVAAAKSAVDDASHSDLSNGDSALGAADPDDDDEEEADTSMAMDTDSNADEEGGDESRDRHYGPSPGPACEVTAMQGAGVRAASAPCSPSGTRPSPGGPPGLGLDCISFQRAGTRPSSLPPSSPRALAHNDWAYGATGCPVERQDTGMHIDKVAMKATVHPVALTLKNNVKKEDKTGDSSPLSDQLVPDYPTQLERSSDVSEGRTQILSSLDNCTLKKNAEMISSHPQANNILVNGDKSDDVSVKKEKMSQNLLQWSVADVVTYFSNAGFPEQAVAFKTQEIDGKSLLLMQRSDVLTGMSIRLGPALKIYERHIKVLQRTHFLE
- the samd1a gene encoding sterile alpha motif domain containing 1a isoform X2, giving the protein MSDSKYREWILDTIDSLRSRKARPDLERICRMVRRRHGSEPDQTCAELEKLIREQTVLKVNYKGSISYRNAAKVQRRCRKKDDTVSATVGGGAAAVAAAKSAVDDASHSDLSNGDSALGAADPDDDDEEEADTSMAMDTDSNADEEGGDESRDRHYGPSPGPACEVTAMQGAGVRAASAPCSPSGTRPSPGGPPGLGLDCISFQRAGTRPSSLPPSSPRALAHNDWAYGATGCPVERQDTGMHIDKVAMKATVHPVALTLKNNVKKEDKTGDSSPLSDQLVPDYPTQLERSSDVSEGRTQILSSLDNCTLKKNAEMISSHPQANNILVNGDKSDDVSVKKEKMSQNLLQWSVADVVTYFSNAGFPEQAVAFKTQEIDGKSLLLMQRSDVLTGMSIRLGPALKIYERHIKVLQRTHFLECEDL